AGAAAAGACCGTTTTATATATTTCTGCTGAGATTTTCACACAGCAGTATATTGATTCTGTAAAAAAGAACAATCGTAATGATTTTATTCACTTTTACCAATTAATTGATGTTTTAATTATTGACGACGTTCAGTTCTTATCTGGAAAATCAGGAACACAAGATGTTTTCTTCCATATTTTCAACTATTTACATCAAAACGGAAAACAAGTAATCCTAACTTCAGATAAAGCACCTGTTGATATGCAGGATATCGAACAAAGATTATTATCTCGTTTTAAATGGGGATTATCTGCAGAATTACATCAGCCTGATTACGAAACCCGTATTTCTATCTTAAAAAATATTTTATATCGTGATGGTGTTGAAATGCCAGAAGATATTTTAGAATATGTTGCTCGAAACATTAAATCAAATGTTAGAGAATTGGAAGGTGCAATTATTTCCTTAATCGCTCAATCTTCTTTCAACAAAAAAGAGGTTACGATTGAATTAGCAAAAAGCGTTGTAGAGAAATTTGTTAAAAACGTAAAGAGAGAAATCTCTATCGATTATATTCAAAAAATCGTTTCAGATTATTTCCAATTAGATATTGAAACACTTCAGTCTAAAACCAGAAAGAGGCACGTTGTACAAGCAAGACAACTAGCAATGTTCTTTGCTAAAAAATTCACTAAAGCTTCTTTGGCCAATATTGGTTCACAAATTGGAGACCGCGATCACGCAACTGTTCTTCATGCTTGCAAAACAGTTGATAATTTAGTTTCTACAGACAAACAATTTAAAAAGTTTGTTGAAGACATCAATAAAAAACTAACGCTTTAAGACGCATCATGCCTGTAAAAATCTTAATGGTATGTTTAGGAAATATTTGCAGATCTCCTTTAGCCGAAGGAATTTTAGCTTCTAAACTACCCCAAGATATTTTTTTTGTAGACTCTGCTGGCACAGGTTCTTGGCATGTTGGTCATTGTCCAGATAAACGCTCTATCGAAGTCGCAAGAAAAAACGGAATTAACATCAGCGCACAAAAAGGGAGACAAATTCAAGTTTCTGATTTTGATGAATTTGATTATATCTATGTAATGGATAATTCTAATTTTCGAGATGTATTGCATCTAGCCAAAACTCCCGAACACAGAAACAAAGTTCGTTTAATTTTAAACGATTTATTTCCAAACGAAAACGTCGATGTTCCAGATCCATATTACGGTTCGGCAAATGGTTTTGATAATGTTTACCAAATGTTAGACGAAGTAACTGATCTTATTGCAGATCAATTACTTAAAAAACACTCCTAATTCGATTCAATTATTTCTAAAAAAGAGATAATTGAATTTTTTAATTTTAAAGATAAACACATGAAACTTCTCGGAAAATTATATTTAATTCCAACCACAATGGGCGAAAGCGATCCGATGGATGTTTTACCGCAAACTGTTAGAAGAACAATAGAAGTTATTAACCATTATATTGTTGAAAACGACAAAACGGCGAGAAAATCTATAAAAGCAGTTTATCCAGAGAAAAAACAATCAGAACTGGTTCTTTTTACTTTGAACAAAAGAACAGAAGCCAGCGAACATTTAGATTTCATCAAACCTTTATTAGAAGGAAAAAGTATGGGATTAATGAGTGAAGCTGGCTGTCCTGGAGTTGCAGATCCTGGTGCTGCTATTGTAAAACTGGCTCATGAAAAAGGGATTCAAGTTGTGCCATTGGTTGGCCCCTCTTCTATCCTATTGGCAATGATGGCTTCTGGAATGAACGGCCAAAGTTTTACTT
The Flavobacterium humidisoli DNA segment above includes these coding regions:
- a CDS encoding SAM-dependent methyltransferase — protein: MKLLGKLYLIPTTMGESDPMDVLPQTVRRTIEVINHYIVENDKTARKSIKAVYPEKKQSELVLFTLNKRTEASEHLDFIKPLLEGKSMGLMSEAGCPGVADPGAAIVKLAHEKGIQVVPLVGPSSILLAMMASGMNGQSFTFNGYLPIDKDEKKSAIRHFEKLSYDKNQSQLFIETPYRNNKLIEDLLQILSPSTHLCIATDITLPTEFIKTLKVSDWKKLKIDIDKRPTIFIIHKM
- a CDS encoding low molecular weight protein-tyrosine-phosphatase — encoded protein: MPVKILMVCLGNICRSPLAEGILASKLPQDIFFVDSAGTGSWHVGHCPDKRSIEVARKNGINISAQKGRQIQVSDFDEFDYIYVMDNSNFRDVLHLAKTPEHRNKVRLILNDLFPNENVDVPDPYYGSANGFDNVYQMLDEVTDLIADQLLKKHS
- the dnaA gene encoding chromosomal replication initiator protein DnaA, with the protein product MTKTAQSVWENCLSFIKDNIQDQAYKTWFEPIKSVELTDNALYIQVPSKFFYEWLEEHYVKLLKVALTKELGKNAKLLYKIKMENTYGNKQPFTEQLPSANRVPMKPQEVDAPFKNLNPELKNPFVIPGIRNLKIESQLNPNYSFDNFLEGDSNRLARSAGMAVANKPGGTSFNPLLIFGGVGLGKTHLAHAIGVEVKDKYPEKTVLYISAEIFTQQYIDSVKKNNRNDFIHFYQLIDVLIIDDVQFLSGKSGTQDVFFHIFNYLHQNGKQVILTSDKAPVDMQDIEQRLLSRFKWGLSAELHQPDYETRISILKNILYRDGVEMPEDILEYVARNIKSNVRELEGAIISLIAQSSFNKKEVTIELAKSVVEKFVKNVKREISIDYIQKIVSDYFQLDIETLQSKTRKRHVVQARQLAMFFAKKFTKASLANIGSQIGDRDHATVLHACKTVDNLVSTDKQFKKFVEDINKKLTL